A single genomic interval of Aedes aegypti strain LVP_AGWG chromosome 1, AaegL5.0 Primary Assembly, whole genome shotgun sequence harbors:
- the LOC5571510 gene encoding cAMP-specific 3',5'-cyclic phosphodiesterase isoform X6: MLPDRKWNRRASRTLKVSFDVENGQGSRSPLEGGSPAAAAAAGLVLQNLPQRRESFLYRSDSDFEMSPKSMSRNSSIASERTDKFSRLKEVEAPTITSTERTHVEDLIVTPFAQILASLRSVRSNFFNLTNVSPPKSKRNNVQVTPVAKALTPGDESYVKLALDTIDELDWCLDQLETVQTHRSVSDMASLKFKRMLNKELSHLSESSKSGNQISEYICSTFLDKQQELDIPYSRDDSDSHNPSSFSRSRSPRMGERMSQISGFKRPLQHTNSFTSDRLPQYGVDTPHEHQLGPVLNQIDTWGIDIFRIETLSNNRPLTCVAFAIFQERDILNTLMIPSKVFLAFMTTLEDHYVKDNPFHNSLHAADVAQSTHVLLNTPALENVFTPLETCAALFAACIHDVDHPGLTNQFLINSSSELAIMYNDESVLENHHLAVAFKLLQNEDCDILRNIQKKQRQTFRKMVIDMVLSTDMSKHMTLLADLKTMVETKKVAGSGVLLLDNYTDRIQVLENLVHCADLSNPTKPLPMYKRWVARLMEEFFLQGDKERAAGMDISPMCDRHNATIEKSQVGFIDYIVHPLWETWADLVHPDAQDILDMLEENRDYYQSLIPPSPPALDEAEDKIRFQMTLEEESASENDESNREEKP, from the exons TTTCGACGTCGAAAATGGCCAAGGTTCACGATCACCGCTGGAAGGTGGATCACCAGCAGCCGCCGCTGCCGCCGGACTGGTACTGCAGAATCTACCTCAGCGGAGAGAATCCTTCCTGTACCGGTCCGATTCGGATTTCGAGATGTCGCCGAAGTCGATGTCGAGAAACTCCAGCATCGCCAGTGAAAG AACTGATAAATTTTCTAGACTCAAAGAAGTGGAGGCACCCACGATAACCAGCACGGAACGAAC GCATGTGGAAGATCTGATCGTTACACCATTTGCGCAAATTCTCGCAAGCCTACGTTCGGTACGGTCGAACTTCTTCAACTTGACAAATGTTTCACCGCCCAA ATCAAAACGAAATAACGTGCAGGTGACACCGGTCGCGAAGGCACTCACTCCCGGGGACGAGTCGTATGTGAAGCTGGCTTTGGATACGATCGACGAGCTGGACTGGTGCCTCGATCAGCTGGAAACGGTACAAACGCACCGCAGCGTGTCGGACATGGCGTCCTTGAAG TTCAAGAGGATGCTAAACAAGGAACTATCACACCTTAGCGAATCTAGTAAATCTGGCAACCAGATCTCTGAATATATTTGTTCAACTTTCTTAG ATAAACAACAAGAGCTGGATATCCCTTACAGCAGAGATGATTCGGATTCTCACAATCCCAGCTCATTTTCCCGTAGCCGGTCGCCCCGGATGGGTGAACGAATGTCGCAAATCTCGGGCTTCAAGCGACCATTGCAGCATACCAACTCTTTCACCAGTGATCGATTGCCACAGTACGGAGTCGATACGCCGCACGAACATCAGTTGGGGCCGGTTCTCAACCAGATCGACACCTGGGGCATCGACATCTTCAGAATCGAAACTCTAAGCAACAATCGACCACTGACCTGTGTAGCTTTTGCTATATTTCAG GAACGGGATATACTGAACACTCTTATGATACCATCCAAAGTTTTTCTAGCGTTTATGACAACCTTAGAAGATCATTATGTTAAGGATAATCCATTTCACAACTCGCTGCACGCGGCGGATGTGGCGCAGAGCACGCACGTGCTGCTGAATACGCCGGCCCTAGAGAATGTATTTACTCCGTTAGAGACCTGCGCAGCACTATTTGCCGCCTGTATACATGATGTTGATCATCCCGGATTAACCAATCAGTTTTTAATTAATTCAA GTTCAGAACTAGCGATTATGTATAATGACGAGTCCGTACTAGAGAATCATCATTTAGCAGTTGCATTTAAACTCTTGCAAAATGAAGACTGCGATATACTACGCAATATACAGAA aaaacAACGTCAAACATTTCGAAAGATGGTAATCGATATGGTGCTATCAACGGATATGTCGAAACACATGACACTGCTAGCCGATCTGAAAACTATGGTGGAGACTAAGAAGGTCGCAGGATCTGGAGTCTTACTGTTAGATAATTATACTGATAGGATACAG GTATTAGAAAACTTGGTACACTGCGCTGATCTCAGCAATCCCACCAAACCGTTACCAATGTACAAACGATGGGTTGCCAGGCTGATGGAGGAGTTCTTCCTGCAGGGAGACAAGGAACGGGCCGCCGGCATGGACATCAGTCCGATGTGCGATCGGCACAACGCGACAATCGAAAAATCGCAAGTTGGCTTCATTGACTATATCGTACATCCGCTGTGGGAGACTTGGGCGGACCTGGTGCATCCCGATGCGCAGGACATCCTGGACATGCTGGAGGAGAATCGTGATTACTATCAGAGCTTAATACCACCTTCGCCGCCCGCACTCGATGAAGCGGAAGATAAGATTCGTTTCCAG ATGACGCTGGAAGAAGAAAGTGCTTCGGAAAATGATGAATCAAATCGCGAGGAAAAGCCCTAG
- the LOC5571510 gene encoding cAMP-specific 3',5'-cyclic phosphodiesterase isoform X5: MQAEQGSIGDLQKYHSRYLKNRRHTLANVRFDVENGQGSRSPLEGGSPAAAAAAGLVLQNLPQRRESFLYRSDSDFEMSPKSMSRNSSIASERTDKFSRLKEVEAPTITSTERTHVEDLIVTPFAQILASLRSVRSNFFNLTNVSPPKSKRNNVQVTPVAKALTPGDESYVKLALDTIDELDWCLDQLETVQTHRSVSDMASLKFKRMLNKELSHLSESSKSGNQISEYICSTFLDKQQELDIPYSRDDSDSHNPSSFSRSRSPRMGERMSQISGFKRPLQHTNSFTSDRLPQYGVDTPHEHQLGPVLNQIDTWGIDIFRIETLSNNRPLTCVAFAIFQERDILNTLMIPSKVFLAFMTTLEDHYVKDNPFHNSLHAADVAQSTHVLLNTPALENVFTPLETCAALFAACIHDVDHPGLTNQFLINSSSELAIMYNDESVLENHHLAVAFKLLQNEDCDILRNIQKKQRQTFRKMVIDMVLSTDMSKHMTLLADLKTMVETKKVAGSGVLLLDNYTDRIQVLENLVHCADLSNPTKPLPMYKRWVARLMEEFFLQGDKERAAGMDISPMCDRHNATIEKSQVGFIDYIVHPLWETWADLVHPDAQDILDMLEENRDYYQSLIPPSPPALDEAEDKIRFQMTLEEESASENDESNREEKP; encoded by the exons TTTCGACGTCGAAAATGGCCAAGGTTCACGATCACCGCTGGAAGGTGGATCACCAGCAGCCGCCGCTGCCGCCGGACTGGTACTGCAGAATCTACCTCAGCGGAGAGAATCCTTCCTGTACCGGTCCGATTCGGATTTCGAGATGTCGCCGAAGTCGATGTCGAGAAACTCCAGCATCGCCAGTGAAAG AACTGATAAATTTTCTAGACTCAAAGAAGTGGAGGCACCCACGATAACCAGCACGGAACGAAC GCATGTGGAAGATCTGATCGTTACACCATTTGCGCAAATTCTCGCAAGCCTACGTTCGGTACGGTCGAACTTCTTCAACTTGACAAATGTTTCACCGCCCAA ATCAAAACGAAATAACGTGCAGGTGACACCGGTCGCGAAGGCACTCACTCCCGGGGACGAGTCGTATGTGAAGCTGGCTTTGGATACGATCGACGAGCTGGACTGGTGCCTCGATCAGCTGGAAACGGTACAAACGCACCGCAGCGTGTCGGACATGGCGTCCTTGAAG TTCAAGAGGATGCTAAACAAGGAACTATCACACCTTAGCGAATCTAGTAAATCTGGCAACCAGATCTCTGAATATATTTGTTCAACTTTCTTAG ATAAACAACAAGAGCTGGATATCCCTTACAGCAGAGATGATTCGGATTCTCACAATCCCAGCTCATTTTCCCGTAGCCGGTCGCCCCGGATGGGTGAACGAATGTCGCAAATCTCGGGCTTCAAGCGACCATTGCAGCATACCAACTCTTTCACCAGTGATCGATTGCCACAGTACGGAGTCGATACGCCGCACGAACATCAGTTGGGGCCGGTTCTCAACCAGATCGACACCTGGGGCATCGACATCTTCAGAATCGAAACTCTAAGCAACAATCGACCACTGACCTGTGTAGCTTTTGCTATATTTCAG GAACGGGATATACTGAACACTCTTATGATACCATCCAAAGTTTTTCTAGCGTTTATGACAACCTTAGAAGATCATTATGTTAAGGATAATCCATTTCACAACTCGCTGCACGCGGCGGATGTGGCGCAGAGCACGCACGTGCTGCTGAATACGCCGGCCCTAGAGAATGTATTTACTCCGTTAGAGACCTGCGCAGCACTATTTGCCGCCTGTATACATGATGTTGATCATCCCGGATTAACCAATCAGTTTTTAATTAATTCAA GTTCAGAACTAGCGATTATGTATAATGACGAGTCCGTACTAGAGAATCATCATTTAGCAGTTGCATTTAAACTCTTGCAAAATGAAGACTGCGATATACTACGCAATATACAGAA aaaacAACGTCAAACATTTCGAAAGATGGTAATCGATATGGTGCTATCAACGGATATGTCGAAACACATGACACTGCTAGCCGATCTGAAAACTATGGTGGAGACTAAGAAGGTCGCAGGATCTGGAGTCTTACTGTTAGATAATTATACTGATAGGATACAG GTATTAGAAAACTTGGTACACTGCGCTGATCTCAGCAATCCCACCAAACCGTTACCAATGTACAAACGATGGGTTGCCAGGCTGATGGAGGAGTTCTTCCTGCAGGGAGACAAGGAACGGGCCGCCGGCATGGACATCAGTCCGATGTGCGATCGGCACAACGCGACAATCGAAAAATCGCAAGTTGGCTTCATTGACTATATCGTACATCCGCTGTGGGAGACTTGGGCGGACCTGGTGCATCCCGATGCGCAGGACATCCTGGACATGCTGGAGGAGAATCGTGATTACTATCAGAGCTTAATACCACCTTCGCCGCCCGCACTCGATGAAGCGGAAGATAAGATTCGTTTCCAG ATGACGCTGGAAGAAGAAAGTGCTTCGGAAAATGATGAATCAAATCGCGAGGAAAAGCCCTAG